The window GAATGAAAGTTGAGTTTTTCAATAACAATGAATTCAAAGGTGAGCCGGCCAATACCTCAGTGAATGCAGCCTCAATCAGCTACAGCAGCTTCGGCGGAACCCAGCTTGCACCCCATGTAGGAAGAGAAAATACTTCAGCTGTCATTTCAGGAATTTTCAAAAGTACTTATACAGGAGAGGTCATATTTTCTGCGTCCACTTCTGATATTTATACACTTTTTGTGGACGGGAAAGAAATAGCAACAAGAAAAGGTCCTGACGCAAGACATTCTTCAGAATTTCCCGTAAAAATGGAAAAAGGAAAAGAATATCATATAGAACTCCGTCATACACAAAAAGGAAAATATGTAAGCATCAGCTTTGAAGTCTACAGAAAAGACCCGGTCAATTTTGCCGCGGTAAGAGAAAGGGTGAAAAATGCGGACGCCATCGTCTTTGCTGGAGGCCTTTCTCCAAATCTCGAAGGTGAGGAGATGATGGTAAACGCAGAAGGTTTCAGAGGAGGTGATAAAACTTCGATAGCCCTTCCTGAGGTACAGCGCAACCTTTTAGCAGAACTTAGAAAAACGGGAAAACCTGTTGTTTTTGTTCTGTGCACCGGAAGTGCTTTGGGACTGGCACAGGATGAAAAGAATTATGACGCTCTGGTCAATGCCTGGTATGGCGGGCAATCCGGAGGAACCGCTGTAGCAGATGTTTTGGCAGGGGATTATAACCCTTCCGGAAAATTACCCATTACCTTTTACACGAACCTTGAACAGCTGGACAATTCCCTCTCAAAGACAAGTAAACATCAGGGATTTGAAAATTATGATATGCAGGGGCGAACCTACCGTTATATGACAGAAAAGCCACTCTATCCATTCGGACATGGTTTAAGCTACTCAAAATTTATGTATGGAAATGCAAAACTGAGTAAAAATGCAATCAGTATCAGCGAAAATGTGACGATCACAATTCCGGTCACCAATATTTCTGATAGAGACGGCGAAGAAGTTGTGCAGGTGTATATTAAAAGAAATAATGATTCCCAGGCCCCGGTAAAAACTTTAAGAGCTTTTGAAAGGACTTTGATTATATCTAAAGAAACAAAAAATATCAGGCTGACCCTTTCCAGAGATTCATTTGCATTCTATGATGAAAAAGCAGATGATCTGGTTTCAAAACCTGGAGAATACACGATACTCTACGGGGGAACCTCTGATGAGGCCGGCCTAAAAGCGATTCTGTTACAAGTAAAATAACAAGATAAATTCAGGATAAAATTTCAGGCCGTACTTTCAAAAACAAGATCTATGTCAACAAAAAATACAATACTTTCCATTACAATGTCGCTGGGCTGCACATTATTTTCTGCTCAGCATACTATGGTCCGCACCTATAATCTGGACCTGAAAGAAAACCCAGCCCCTGTTACTATACAGCCAACCATGAACGGGATTTTCTTTGAAGATATCAATTTTGCAGCAGACGGAGGATTATATGCTGAACTGATTAAAAACCGGAGTTTCGAATTTGATGAACCTTTTACAGGATGGAAACAGCCCAATACAAAAACGCTTTCCCCCAATCTGGATTCCGGGTTTCTGACCATTTATACAGATCATTCCAAGAGCAATAAAAATTATGCAAGAATTACCGTTTTAAACAATAAAAATTACCTTCTGGAAAACGAGGGTTTCAGAGGAATTGGTATTCACGAAGGGGCAAAATATGATTTCAGTTTTGATCTGGAAAATGTCTCCGGGAATATCGCTGCTGTAAACGCGCGCCTTGTTGATGAAAGCGGAAAAGAAATCGCTTCAGTCTCCACAATCATAAAACAGAAAGGATGGCAGAAATACAATACTGTTTTACAAACCCCGCGAACAGTTGAAAAAGCAAAACTACAGATTACCTTTACAGGAAACGGAATTGTGAATATGGATATGATTTCACTTTTCCCGCAGGACACCTGGAAAAACAGAAAAGGCGGATTACGCAGGGATCTGGTACAAAAATTAGATGATTTGCAGCCAGGATTTCTGCGGTTTCCGGGAGGATGTATTGTAGAAGGAAGAACATTGGCAGAAAGGTACCAGTGGAAAAAAACAGTGGGAAATGTAGCAGACCGGGAATATCTCATCAATAAATGGAGTACAGGATTTCCGCACCGTCTTACACCCGATTACGGACAATCTTTTGGGTTAGGATTTTTTGAATATTTTCAGCTTTCAGAAGATCTGGGCGCAGAGCCTGTTCCTATTCTGAGCTGCGGAATGGCATGTCAGTTCAATACGGCAGAGCTCGTCAAAATGGAAGATCTGGATCCGTATGTTCAGGATGCGCTGGATCTTATAGAATTTGCTAACGGAGATTCCGGAACCACAAAATGGGGGAAGCTTCGCGCTGATATGGGGCATGCAAAACCTTTTAATTTAAAATTGATCGGGGTAGGGAACGAGCAGTGGGGAGAAGATTATATTGAACGTTATAAAGTGTTTGAAAAAGCGATCCATGCAAAATATCCCGGCATTAAGATCATCTCAGGAAGCGGACCATCACCTGACGGTGAATTATTCGAATATGGCTGGAAAGAGCTGAAACAGCTTAGCGCACAGATTGTTGATGAGCATTACTACAATTCACCCGACTGGTTTATGAGAAATGCCGGAAGATATGATCAGTATGACCGTTCCGGGCCAAAAGTTTTTGCGGGAGAATATGCAGCCCAGTCTGTAGGGGTGGTGAAGCCTGATAATAAAAATAACTGGCTCACAGCACTTTCAGAAGCCGCTTTCATGACGGGGCTTGAAAGAAATGCAGATGTTGTTCACATGACTTCTTATGCACCGCTTTTTGCCCATGCGGATGGCTGGCAATGGACTCCTGACCTTATCTGGTTTAATAATCTGAAATCTTACGCCACTCCTAATTATTATGTTCAGAAGTTATTCTCCAACAATAAAGGAACAGATTTACTTAAAGTTGAAAATGAAGGAAAAGCCCTGTCAGGACAGGAAAATTTATATGCTACGGCAGTAAAGGATACAAAGAAAAATGAAGTCATTATTAAAATAGTCAATACTGATGCGCAGGCTAAAAAAATCAATATTAATCCTATCAACCTCAAAGTAGGCAAAAAGTTGACCCGGATAGATCTTTCTGCACCAGCGCTTTCCAGTGAAAATAATTTCAATACTGAATCTGTGATGCCTAAAGAAGAGACTTCCTTATTAAAAAATGGGAAAATCTCAGCGGAAATTCCCGCTAATTCCTTAGTCGTTTTAAAGCTTGGATTAATTTAATGTATTGAAATTAAAACTGTTATAAAAAATAAGTGTATTTTTTACATTTATTTGAAATAGAATCTTATATTTGTTTTTATCTCATCAGGAGAAATTAAATCTCATCATCAAAAACGTTTTACCACCATGAAAAAATACGTTATCGGGCTGGACTATGGTACAGATTCCGTGCGGGCCGTGCTTATCGACACAGAAAACGGTTCCGAAATAGCTTCTTCAGTCAGTTATTACCAGAGATGGAAAGAAGGTAAATACTGTGATCCTTCTGCCAACAGCTTCAGACAGCATCCTTCAGATCATATTGAAGGGCTGGAAAAGACTATTTCAGAAGTCGTAAGAGAAAGCGGAATTCCACCTGAGCAGATCGTTAGTATTTGTATTGACACCACAGGCTCCTCACCGCTTCCGGTAACAAGGGAAGGAAAAGCATTGGCTCTTGTTCCCGGATTTGAAGAGAATTCCAATGCCATGATGGTTTTATGGAAAGATCATACCGCTATCCGGGAGGCTGAAGAAATCAATACCCTTGCCAAAACCTGGGGTGGGGAAGATTATACTAAATATGAAGGCGGTATCTACTCATCAGAATGGTTTTGGGCCAAAATACTGCACATCAGCAGAGTAGACGAAGCGGTGAAAAATGCTGCTTACACCTGGATGGAGCATTGTGATTTTATGACCTTCCTTTTATCTGATCATCAAAATGTGGCTGATTTTAAAAGAAGCCGTTGTGCAGCAGGCCATAAAGCAATGTGGCACGAATCATGGGGCGGTCTCCCTTCTGAAGAATTTCTCAACAGGCTAGATCCTTCACTGGGAAAACTTAGAGAAAAATTATATAAAGAAACATTTACTTCAGACCAAATAGCAGGACATCTGAACGAAGAATGGGCAGCAAAAACCGGCCTTACCACCAATACTGTTATTACAGTAGGCACATTCGATGCCCACTCAGGAGCTGTAGGAGCAAAAGTGGAGGAAAATACGCTGATCAGGATTATGGGAACCTCAACGTGTGATATCATGGTAGCTTCAGGAGAAACGATCGGAGACACAACCGTAAAAGGAATCTGCGGGCAGGTAGATGGCTCTGTAATTCCCGGATTAATAGGGCTGGAAGCGGGACAGTCTGCATTTGGAGATGTGCTGGCGTGGTATAAAGATATTCTGATGTGGCCGGTTCATCAGATCATGATGCATTCCGAAAGCATTTCGGAAGAGCAGAAGACAAAGCTGGCCGGTGAAATGGAGCATGAACTCATCAGAAAGCTAACTCTTGAAGCCGAAAAAATTCCACATGCTGACACTGTACCTGTAGCATTAGACTGGGTGAACGGAAGAAGAACACCAGACGCAGATCAGGAACTTAAAGCAGCCATCAGCCAGCTTTCCCTGGGAACCAAGGCACCCCATATTTTCAAGGCTTTAGTCAATGCCATCTGTTTCGGAGCTAAAAAAATCGTGGACCGTTTTGAAGATGAAGGTCTGAAAATCAATAAAGTAATTGGAATCGGCGGAGTAGCAAGGAAATCACCATTGATCATGCAGACCCTCGCTAATGTTCTGGATATGTCCATTGCTGTTGCAGCCTCAGATCAGACACCCGCTTTAGGAGCAGCCGTTTATGCAGCCGTATCAGCGGGCATTTACCCTACAGTACAGGAAGCAAGTAGGAAAATGGGATCCGCGTTTGAAGCAGAATACCATCCGAAACCTGAAGATGCAAAAATATACAGAGAGCTGATGCTGCAATATCAGAAGCTCGCTGATTTTGTAGAACACAATACCAAACTGAAAAACAGCAGGAAGGAGCTTCAGAACTCCTGAATATTAACCTTTGAATGATACTCAAAATGAATACCTATAAAGAACTCCAAAGAGAATGTTACGAAGCGAATATGCAGCTGGACGCCCTGAAGCTGGTAGTCTATACCTTCGGGAATGTAAGCGCTGTAGACCGTGAAAAGGGAATTTTTGCCATTAAACCAAGCGGTGTTCCGTATGAAATTCTAAAACCGGAAGATATGGTGATTCTCGACTTTGACGCCAATGTCATTGAAGGCCGGCTCAGACCTTCTTCCGATACTAAAACCCATGCATACCTGTACAAAAACTGGGAAAATATCGGTGGCATTTCCCATACCCATGCCATTTATTCTGTGGCGTGGGCACAGGCACAGATGGATATTCCTGTTTTCGGAACCACCCATGCAGATCATCTCACGTCAGATATTCCCTGTGCTCCCCCCATGCGCGATGAGCTGATACAGGGAAATTATGAATACAATACAGGAATACAGATTCTGGAATGCTTTACAGAAAAAAAACTCTCTCCGGAAGAAGTGGAAATGGTTCTTATTGGCAATCATGGCCCCTTCACATGGGGAAAAACTGCTGAAAAAGCAGTATACAACAGCAAAGTACTGGAAACCATTGCCGAAATGGCATATCTCACAAGACAGATCAATCCGGACGCAGAACGTTTGAAAGAGGCGCTCATCAAAAAGCACTATGAACGCAAGCACGGTAAGAATGCTTACTACGGACAATCATTAAACACTGAAAATAAATAACTATTAACGATCAATAAAAATATGTTAACACCTCTCAATACTAAAGAAGTCTGGTTTATTACAGGAAGTCAGCATTTATACGGACCTGAAACACTCGCTCAGGTAGCAGAACACAGCCGGAAAATTGTAGAAGAACTTGAAAAATCAACCTTTATTCCGGTAAAAGTCATCATAAAACCAACCGTAACAACCACCGAAGAGATATTTGAAACCATAGCAGCCGCTAATCATGCAGAAAGCTGCATAGGAGTGATTACCTGGATGCATACCTTCTCACCCGCCAAAATGTGGATCAGAGGATTAAAAATTTTACAAAAACCTCTTCTGCATCTGCATACCCAGTTCAACAGAGACATCCCATGGTCTACGATGGATATGGATTTTATGAATCTTAATCAGGCCGCTCATGGCGACCGTGAATTTGGATTTATGGTAAGCAGGCTCCGAAAGAGCAGAAAAGTAGTCGTGGGACACTGGTCGGAAGAAAGAGTTCAGAAACAGATTGGCGACTGGAGCCGTGTTGCTGCCGGATGGGATGACTGGCAGGGAGCAAAATTTGCACGCTTCGGGGATAACATGAGATTTGTAGCCGTTACAGACGGAGATAAAGTGGAAGCTGAAACACAGTTCGGTTTCTCAGTCAATACCTGGGGAATCGGTGATCTTGTCGGAGTCATTAATTCAATAGGTGAAGGGGAAATAAAAAGCCTGATAGAAGAATATGAATCTTCTTACCACATGGCTGCATCACTGTTGGAAGGTGGGGCACAAAGAAACGCCCTGTACACCGCCGCAAAAATTGAGCTAGGACTTGAAAAATTTTTAAAAGACGGAGGATTTAAAGGATTCTCCGATACCTTTGAAGATCTTCACGGGCTGGAACAGCTTCCGGGAATTGCCGTGCAGCGCCTGATGCAGAAAGGATACGGATTTGCAGGAGAAGGAGACTGGAAAACAGCAGCCCTGGTGCGTGCCATGAAAACTATGGGACAGGGACTGGAAGGAGGAAATGCTTTCATGGAAGATTACACCTACCATTTAGACCCGTCCAATCCTTCCATTTTAGGTTCCCATATGCTGGAAGTAGACCCTGTTCTGGCGGCCGGAAAACCATCATGTGAGATTCATCCGCTCGGAATCGGAGGAAAAGCAGATCCGGTGCGTCTTGTTTTTAACTCCAGAGGAAACATCGATTCTCTCAACGCTGCCCTGATGGACTTTGGAAACCATTTCAGACTGCTGATCAACAAAACCAGAGCACTGGAAATTACAGAAGAGCTGCCCAAACTTCCGGTAGCAAGAGTTTTATGGAAACCTCTTCCTGATTTGTATACTGCTGCGGAAGCATGGATACTGGCGGGTGGAGCACATCATACATGTTACAGTGAAAATATTTCAGCAGAACAGCTGGAAGATTTTGCTGATATAGCAGGCATTGAATCTTTAGTCATTGATGAAGATACCAGAATGCGTGATTTCAAAAATACACTTCGTTGGAATGAAATGTATTATCGTTAATTAATTGTAAAAAATATGTAAATAATTATGAAAAAAACAACACATAATGGCATTTTTATTTTATTATTTTTAATTATTTTCGGCTGCGGAAAAGAAAATAACAAACAGGATATTTCAGGAAAAATGGAGAATGTTCATACTTCAGACTATGGAGTGACGCCAAAAGGCGATTCTATTAAAAAATACACATTGACCAATAAAAACGGGATGAAAGTTGAGGTCATCAATTTCGGAGGAATTATCACATCTTTAACAGCACCCGACAGAAATGGAAAATATGAGGATGTCGTACTGGGTTTTACCAAACCCGAAGGATACTTCGAAGGCAATCCCTATTATTTCGGTGCTTTAATCGGAAGATATGGTAACAGAATTGCCAACGCGAAATTCTCGCTGGAAGGAAAAACATATGAAATCGATAAAAACGATGGTCCCAACAGCCTTCACGGAGGAAAAGAAGGATTCCATACCAGATTCTGGAATATTGAGGCCGTAAAAGATGCAAAATTTCCCACCCTGAAATTATCGTATACCAGCAACGACGGGGAAGAGGGATATCCTGGGAAGCTGACAACAACCGTTTTCTATACCCTTACGGACGACAATGCGCTGGAAATTTCCTACGAAGCAGAAACCGATAAGCCAACAGTAGTGAATCTTACCCAGCATTCTTATTTTAACCTGTCCGGAAATTTTACAAAAACCATTACTGATCATGAACTGCTGATCAATGCAGATCATTTTCTTCCGGTTAACGAAACTTTAATTCCTACCGGTGAGCAGAAAGATGTAAAAGGAACTCCCTTTGACTTCACAGCCGCAAAATCTATCGGGAAAGATCTCAATGCAGAAGATGATCAGCTGAAAAAAGGTAAAGGATATGACCATAATTGGATTCTGAATGGAAAAGGTCTCCGTAGCATCGCCCAGGTCTATCATCCCGCAACAGGAAGATTGATGGAGGTTCTTACAGACGAACCCGGAGTACAGTTTTATTCCGGAAATTTTCTTGACGGAAAGTTTGATACCAAAACCGGTGGCAAAAATGAATTCAGAACAGGATTCTGCCTGGAAACACAACATTTCCCGGACTCTCCCAATCAGCCGTCTTTCCCTTCTACAGAGCTGAAACCCGGACAGAAATACCATTCTAAAACCATTTATAAATTCTCCGTTAAAAAGTAAACTATGGGAAAATTAGCAACTATTGATATTATCATATTCCTGATCTATTTTGTAGTGGTAGCTTCTTACGGATTATGGATCTATAAAAAGAAAAAGTCTGAATCTACAGGAAGTAAGGATTATTTCCTTGCTGAAGGATCATTAACATGGTGGGCTATCGGAGCCAGCTTAATCGCTTCCAATATTTCTGCTGAGCAGTTTATCGGAATGAGCGGTGAAGGCTTCTTTGTAGGAATTGCAGTTGCCGCTTACGAATGGATAGCTGCGCTTGCACTGATCATCATTGCAGTCTGGTTTATACCCATCTATCTTAAAAATAAGATTTATACCATGCCCCAGTTTCTGGAAAGGAGGTATAACAAATCCGTTTCGCTCATCATGGCCGTATTCTGGCTGTTTCTGTATGTTATTGTGAATCTTACTTCCATTCTTTACCTTGGAGCATTGGCCATTGATACTTTATTAGGGGGAGAACATCTTCACGGCATTATGATAGCCCTTTTACTTATGGCACTACTGATCGGCCTTGGCGGTATGAAAGTGATAGGATATACAGACGTCATTCAGGTAGCAGTCCTTATTATCGGAGGTTTTGCCACGGTGTATATGGCGCTGCAGATTGTAGACCAGAGAATCAACGGAGCTGCTGTGGGGAATGCTTTAGCAGGATTTAATACGCTGATCAATGAAGCTCCTCAGCATTTTAAACTGATTCTTGAAAAACCAGCGGTCACCAATACTACTTTGGATATGCCCCAGAACCTTGAGGTACAGAAATATGTAGTGTTGCCGGGTCTCGCTATGTACTTTGCCGGCCAGTGGATTGTGAACCTGAATTATTGGGGATGCAATCAGTATATTACCCAAAGAGCTTTGGGAGCAGACCTGAAAACAGCACGAACCGGAATTTTATTTGCCGGTTTTCTGAAGCTGTTCATGCCTGTTATTGTAATGCTTCCGGGAATTGCTGCGTATGTGCTGTATTCCAAAGGGCATCTGCCGGGCTTCAATGGAGTAAAAGATGGAGCGTATTCTGCAATATTGGGATTTTTACCGGTAGGATTAAAAGGGTTGGCCATTGCAGCTTTGACGGCAGCAATAGTAGCCTCGCTGGCAGGAAAAGTGAACAGTATCTCAACCATTTTCACACTGGATATCTATAAAAAATATCTGAAGACGGATGCCTCAGAAATTCAGATGGTGAGAACAGGCCGCTGGGTCATTATCATTGCTATGATGACTGCGCTGGCGTTTACCTGGACAGATGTTTTAGGAATAGGAGGAGAAGGCGGCTTTACATTTATTCAGAAATATACAGGTTTTATAAGCCCGGGAGTTTTTGCGATGTTCCTTTTGGGTATGTTCTGGAAAAGAACAACCGGAACTGCTGCATTGGTAGGGGTGATCTTAGGATTTGTCCTTGCTATTTTCTTCAACAGCTTTGCCGTAGATATTTTTGGAAAAGAAACCTGGTTGTACACCGCATTCACCTATGAAAAACAGGAAAATGGAGTAGTGCATACCATTACGGAAATTCCTTTCCTGATTAACATGGGATGGTCATTTTTTATCACCATAATCGCCATGATTCTGATTAGTCTTGCAGGTCCGAAAGTAAACCCTAAAGCATTTGCCATTGATGTTACAATGTTTAAAGTGGACAACAGAACATTGGTTTTAATTGTGATGACATTGCTTTTACTGACCGCCTTATATGTAAGATTCTGGTAAAAGTGAATGGTCAATGGTGAATTCGTTTCACTGTCAATTTGTAGAAATTCACCATTGGCTTGCGAAGCAAAGTAACCTTCAACATAAGAGAGAAATTTAGACATGTCAAAAGTGAATGGTCAATAGTGAATTCGTTTCACTGTCAATTTGTAGAAATTCACCATTGACTTGCGAAGCCAAAGTAACCTTCACATAAATTGAGATATGTCAAAAGTGAATGGTCAATAGTGAATTCGTTTCACTGTCAATTTGTAGAAATTCACCATTGACTTGCGAAGCCAAAGTAACCTTCACATAAATTGAGATATGTCAAAAGTGAATGGTCAATAGTGAATTCGTTTCACTAGTCAATTTGTAGAAATTCACCATTGACTTGCGAAGCAAAATTGACTTTTCACATATAAAAAATAGGATGCCTTTTAGCATCCTATTTTTTATTGGTATCAGTTCATCCCAATATATTTGAACTTGAACAACTGGCAGGATGTACCGTAGTAATCCCAAAGGTGTAAGTTTGAATTACCATCCATAGTACAGTTGGGAATATCCCAGCCACGTGTAGGATCCACCTTGGATAGGATTTTGTAGTAACCATTGGAGACAGCGACTACCTGCCATGCTTGTGCATCATTGCTATAGCTTTGCCAAAGGCGGATTGAAGTTCCCAGTGTATTGCTGTTACTGGCTAAATCAATGCAGCGATTTGATGCACTCGCTTTGGATACAAAACGCCAGTAGCCATTACCTGCATCAATGGCAACCCATCGCTGTGCAGAAGCGCCATTCCTTGTCCATGGTCTTAACACTGCGCCATTGGCATCTTCTCCGGATTTCAGATCAAGTACTTTATTGGCATCGGTCTGAAACTCGATCTCGTAAATACCATTATTAACCAGGCTACTGTTTGTATTACAGTTTCCAACGGGATAATTGGAGGATGCATATTGTTGGAACCACTGCTTAACTGGTGCGGCGCAGGCCTCCCAATCGTTGTTGTAGGCTGTTCCTGCATTAGGATCACCCTTGTGGAGGAGATTATCCGGGGCAAGAACATTCCAGCTCACATTGCCTGACTGATCTACAATATATTTTAGATTGGCACCAAATCCGCTTCCGCCCGCCGTACCGGTTGTACCGATGCCGAAGGTACCGTACCCCTGTGGTGCCCAGTCCGTCTCGGTAATGGCGATCGGTGCAATGTCTGCAATAGGTTTTACATTGATATTCCATGCATTTTGAAAAGATTGATAGTTGGTGACACCTCCCCAGTAACCCGGATAAATATGAACAGCATAACCAATATTACCACCGGTGATCGGGTTGTTTACATAGCCTTGGTAATGGGATTGCCATCCTGTACCCGGTATCCAGCAGACATTATTCGCCCCATTGTTACGGATGATAGTAACCAACGGCTGAAAGAAATTTTTAAGCGCTGCAAAATGTTCATTTCCTACGCTGCCCCAAGTACCATTGGTCCCCAGAATCTCAACAGGTTCATTCGCTAATTCGAACATTACATTATCAGCATTTTTTAAACCTGGGTGCTGCGACAAAAAGGTCCATACCGTCTTAAGATAGCTATGATAGGCATCATTCACAGCAATACGGCTCGGGCATACACCGGGAGGACGCAGGATGACATACATTCCCAGGCTTCGGGCATGGTTGATCAGCGGAATAATCACCTGATCTGTATACGTTACCAGGCGGTTATAGTTGAATCTTGAGATGTCATTCTCAGGGATAGCCGGTCCGGGATCATTGGTCCAGTACGGATCAATATGGAGGCGGATGTAATTGAGATACCAGCCGTCAGCAGCGCTGCTGAGCTTGTTCATGACAGCTTTATTATAGTTCAGAGCACCCTGTACATTGTAATTATCCCAGGTACAGTAGCCGGAATTCGAACCATATTGACAGCCATTAAACCAGGGGCTGGGAGTTATGGCTACACCATGTAAGACAACATTATTGTCACAGGGATCTTTAAGGTATTTACCTCCAACATGTAGCATGGGTGTTGCTGCCAATGCTCTTGCACCAGCGCCGGCATTTAGATTTTGTTCAGATTCTTCTAGTAAATTTTTTTCATCCATCGTAGAACAGCTGGAAAGAATAATTAACAGAAAGGCCAGAAAAAGCCACATTTTGTTTGTTTTCATAATGATATATTTAAAGGTTTGGTCTTATTTTTAGCCGTCAATAACGTGCTTTCGTATTCTGCACAGGAATATTCTGCAGATAAGTAAAACTTTCTGATTTATTAACGATGGATTTGAATGAGGATTGATATTATATTTTTCTGTTGAAACTTCTCAACTGCTTTTCCCGGTTCTTTAATAATGGTTTTAACAGAGCAATACAATCATATCTATTCAGTTTCTGATTTGAAAATCTTTTCCTTCTCTTTTTCGGGTCCCTAGGTATGGAAGTGTAGTGTTTGTAAAAAAATGAGTTGTTGTTAAATATGGTTATTAGTTTTGTATAAAAATACATATAATATTAAATATAAATCAATATTTTATTAAAAATTAACAAAAAATTACATATCATAAATCAGTTTGTGAGCTATATCATTATAAATCTTTGTGTGGTAGGAGAAAAGAAAAAAACTTATCATAAATTTTTATGACAATAGTGATAAAAAAGACACACTTACCGGGTTGACTTGATTAAAATTTCAGCCGAGGACACAAAAAAAATCTCACAAAAGTGAGATTTTAATAACGGTATGATGAATTTGTATAATCCAGAATTGTTAACTTTTTACAATTCATTTCTAAACCTGCAAAGTATTATCAATTAGATCTTAAACATAAATCCGCGGGAGATTTTTTTGTTGTATTTTTTTTCGTCGAAGCGGTAAAGAAAAGAACCTTTCCGGGAAGAAGTCATATCCTTTTTATTGGTATTGACAAGGATATCCATACTGTTGATCTTACTCGTAAAATTACGCTTGTCAAATTTCTCATCAAAAATAGCTTCATAAAGATTCTGAAGATCCTTCATCGTGAAATTTTCGGGTAAAAGCTCAAATCCTATAGGTCCTGTGGATGCTCTTCTTCTCAGTCTGGCGACAGCATCTTTTACCATATCATTATGATCGAAAATAAGATCAGGCGCCTTTTGAAGGTCAACCCACTCTGCACTGTACTGCTCATTAATCTGAATATCTTTTTCTATATTGATCAGTGCGTAATATGAAATAGACATAATTCTGGCTGTTGGCTCACGTTGAATTTCCGTATAGCATTTCAGCTGTTCGAGA of the Chryseobacterium aureum genome contains:
- a CDS encoding aldose epimerase family protein, which produces MKKTTHNGIFILLFLIIFGCGKENNKQDISGKMENVHTSDYGVTPKGDSIKKYTLTNKNGMKVEVINFGGIITSLTAPDRNGKYEDVVLGFTKPEGYFEGNPYYFGALIGRYGNRIANAKFSLEGKTYEIDKNDGPNSLHGGKEGFHTRFWNIEAVKDAKFPTLKLSYTSNDGEEGYPGKLTTTVFYTLTDDNALEISYEAETDKPTVVNLTQHSYFNLSGNFTKTITDHELLINADHFLPVNETLIPTGEQKDVKGTPFDFTAAKSIGKDLNAEDDQLKKGKGYDHNWILNGKGLRSIAQVYHPATGRLMEVLTDEPGVQFYSGNFLDGKFDTKTGGKNEFRTGFCLETQHFPDSPNQPSFPSTELKPGQKYHSKTIYKFSVKK
- a CDS encoding sodium:solute symporter family transporter gives rise to the protein MGKLATIDIIIFLIYFVVVASYGLWIYKKKKSESTGSKDYFLAEGSLTWWAIGASLIASNISAEQFIGMSGEGFFVGIAVAAYEWIAALALIIIAVWFIPIYLKNKIYTMPQFLERRYNKSVSLIMAVFWLFLYVIVNLTSILYLGALAIDTLLGGEHLHGIMIALLLMALLIGLGGMKVIGYTDVIQVAVLIIGGFATVYMALQIVDQRINGAAVGNALAGFNTLINEAPQHFKLILEKPAVTNTTLDMPQNLEVQKYVVLPGLAMYFAGQWIVNLNYWGCNQYITQRALGADLKTARTGILFAGFLKLFMPVIVMLPGIAAYVLYSKGHLPGFNGVKDGAYSAILGFLPVGLKGLAIAALTAAIVASLAGKVNSISTIFTLDIYKKYLKTDASEIQMVRTGRWVIIIAMMTALAFTWTDVLGIGGEGGFTFIQKYTGFISPGVFAMFLLGMFWKRTTGTAALVGVILGFVLAIFFNSFAVDIFGKETWLYTAFTYEKQENGVVHTITEIPFLINMGWSFFITIIAMILISLAGPKVNPKAFAIDVTMFKVDNRTLVLIVMTLLLLTALYVRFW
- a CDS encoding RICIN domain-containing protein, which translates into the protein MKTNKMWLFLAFLLIILSSCSTMDEKNLLEESEQNLNAGAGARALAATPMLHVGGKYLKDPCDNNVVLHGVAITPSPWFNGCQYGSNSGYCTWDNYNVQGALNYNKAVMNKLSSAADGWYLNYIRLHIDPYWTNDPGPAIPENDISRFNYNRLVTYTDQVIIPLINHARSLGMYVILRPPGVCPSRIAVNDAYHSYLKTVWTFLSQHPGLKNADNVMFELANEPVEILGTNGTWGSVGNEHFAALKNFFQPLVTIIRNNGANNVCWIPGTGWQSHYQGYVNNPITGGNIGYAVHIYPGYWGGVTNYQSFQNAWNINVKPIADIAPIAITETDWAPQGYGTFGIGTTGTAGGSGFGANLKYIVDQSGNVSWNVLAPDNLLHKGDPNAGTAYNNDWEACAAPVKQWFQQYASSNYPVGNCNTNSSLVNNGIYEIEFQTDANKVLDLKSGEDANGAVLRPWTRNGASAQRWVAIDAGNGYWRFVSKASASNRCIDLASNSNTLGTSIRLWQSYSNDAQAWQVVAVSNGYYKILSKVDPTRGWDIPNCTMDGNSNLHLWDYYGTSCQLFKFKYIGMN
- a CDS encoding NUDIX hydrolase, giving the protein MTEDYSQYPKHFVAVDCIIFGFDGENLKILLVKRNFEPQMGKWSLMGGFMGSEETSDEAANRVLYTLTGLENIYLEQLKCYTEIQREPTARIMSISYYALINIEKDIQINEQYSAEWVDLQKAPDLIFDHNDMVKDAVARLRRRASTGPIGFELLPENFTMKDLQNLYEAIFDEKFDKRNFTSKINSMDILVNTNKKDMTSSRKGSFLYRFDEKKYNKKISRGFMFKI